TGTCTGCATTCTGCCACTTGTCATTTAGCTACAGTACATGTGGGAATGCAAATATCTGTAGCTGTGATTTTAGAGTGTATAGCATGAATTCCCCTTAATGAGGAGAAAGATTTCTATTTCATTCTTTGGCTGTCATGTTGCCACCTGCTAAGTGGAATGTGCTCTGAATCTGAAGAGCTCAATGTTACAGAGGTGAATGTGAGTCAATGGTAACACAGGATGGTcaacagtgaaaaaaagaaaaatctgtcgCATGgtcgtgtgtgtgcatacatacaaacacatacatacagaccctctgtcatacacacacacacacacacacacacacatgcacacgcacacgcacacacacacacgcacacacacgcaaacacacacacacacacttttactaaCCAGTCCGTTCTTCTTCAGGTCTGCCCACATGCTGGTCCCATCACCACCTCTCATTAGAACATGGTAGGTGAAGAAGTAGATGCCAGGCAGAGGACAGGTAAACTTGCCGGTGCTGGGCTCGTAGTAGTTACCGACATTGGTCACCACATCATCAAATTTCAGTATTTCATTCCCCTCATGCTGCTTGCGTAGCCCTGCGTAAAAAGCGATTTTGGGAGTGTAGAGTGAGGGAGAATAGCcaccaggaccaggacctggGGGGCCCTGTGGTCCTGGTTTGCCTGGCTCTCCAGGGGGTCCACGTGCTCCTGGTGGGCCAGCAACACCTGGGGGCCCACGAAGCCCAGACTTTATCTTCTTCCCAGAGTAATCCTGGGGCGGTGGAGATACAGCTGTCAGCTCCTGACCAGGCTGAGACGTAGCGTAGGGGTCACATACCATCCTGCAGCTTCCAAGCATTTCATAATGGCTCCCTGCATTTCCGGTGTTCCTCCCTTTGGTTGTGTGGACCAACAGGGGAATGGCCACCAACAGTATTAGAACCATGGCAACACCTACAGCAGCCCCAATAACACGTTTCCTGCGGCTGAGCCGCGAGGCGGCCAGCGTCAGGAAGTCCTCTTCCCCCTTGGCTGGAATGGTGCCGGCCAGGATGAAGCCTCTCAGAGAACCAGTATGGTATGAAAAGGTGAAGAAGGATGTGTAAAGGACTGGAGGAAAAAGTGCACCACTGGGCTAAGTATGGGAGAGAACGCAAAATGGCAGACAgccagggggaaaaaacaaccaGATGCAAGAATCCTACAGAAACAATAAAGATGTCCGATGGACCAGGAAGAAGATATTTGGAAGCCTATGGTTGAAAAGACCTTTACACACCACAGTGTTTaagaatataaacacaaaaatctgGATGTCTCAGATTTATGGTGACAcattacaaaaaacataatttatctGATGAAGTCTGGTTCACCTTTTTTGACTTTGGCCGTTGTCCTCCAGCTGAAATTTTCAGCATCAAACAGAATCCATGGTTATTAAAAGTATACTGAAATGAGGGCTGATGCCAAATTCAGCTCATTGAGGAAGGAGTGgaggtgttgtttgttttcttgggTAAagtgtgatttacagtttttcttttgtttgtttttttaaagaaaaatcttCTTTCAAGCCCCCCCTTACAGAGCAAAGGAGTTCACTTCATGTAGATGTCTCACTTAATTCCATGACTGTAAGTGACAAAAGTTCATCAGAGATCTTTTCCTGACACAATCATCTTATGACCCCCACACTTTTATCTTGTTTCCACTGTCCACAATAAAAAGGTGTGGTTTACAGAAAACCAATAACACTTTTGTCTGGGTGTGCCTGGGTGTGCTTTTGAAAGAGTCCTCCTCTTTATATCTGGATCTAGAAATAttagcaaaaaagaaaaaagagattATTTACCactgttatatattataaatattataattctACATTATATTTAAGTGTAATATAATTGCATTATTTTTAGTTCAAAATGAAATTATAAAGACAAATATCACAATAAGATTTTATAAAATTCTAAATACAAtaattaacaacaataataatgataagaatttaacacagcattttttttcataGGTGATTgataaattacataaaacatgatTACCCACTATGCGTCATGTTTCTGGTTAAATTTAAAACTgttc
The sequence above is drawn from the Larimichthys crocea isolate SSNF chromosome XV, L_crocea_2.0, whole genome shotgun sequence genome and encodes:
- the c1ql4a gene encoding complement C1q-like protein 4: MVLILLVAIPLLVHTTKGRNTGNAGSHYEMLGSCRMVCDPYATSQPGQELTAVSPPPQDYSGKKIKSGLRGPPGVAGPPGARGPPGEPGKPGPQGPPGPGPGGYSPSLYTPKIAFYAGLRKQHEGNEILKFDDVVTNVGNYYEPSTGKFTCPLPGIYFFTYHVLMRGGDGTSMWADLKKNGLVRASAIAQDADQNYDYASNSVILHLDVGDEVCVQLDGGKVHGGNTNKYSTFSGFLIYPD